The uncultured Trichococcus sp. DNA window AGAAGCCGCCGCCGTAGCCGGCGTTGATGACACAAAGCAAAATGATGACTAAAGGAGCGATTGCGTTATTGACGCCGTTCGCCAAAAGCGTAATCGCCGTAGCCGCGATCGACAGACCGAAAATCCAGATATAAATGGTGTTTCTGTCCTTTAGCCTGTCCGCGAAGGACGAAAAGCCAAGCCGACCGCCGGCATTGAAGAGCGCCGTCAATGAACTGATTGCTCCGATTGCGCCGAAGTTGATGAAGTGCAACAGATCCTTCTCCTGAGAGATCAGCGCCAATCCGCAAGTGATGTTTATGAAGAACATCAACCAGATTCCGATGAAGTTTTTATTCTTGAAGATGTCGAGGACATTTTCGCCCTTCTTCTTCTTCACGGATACTTCCACCCAATCGGACGGTTTTTTCAATAGCAGGTGGCCGATGAACATCATGATGAAATAGACGACAGCCAGGATGTAGAACAGTTTGTAGAGACGGGTCGGGTCTACTAGCGTGCCGTCCGCGTTAGTCGCGCCCAAAAGCATTTCGATGATCGGGCTGGCGATGACCTTCGCCAATCCGAATCCGGCCACGGCTATTCCGGTAGCCAAGCCTTTATGGTTTTTGAACCACAGCATCAGCGTTTTGACCGGAGAAAGATAGCCGATACCACAGCCGATGCCCATCAGGACTCCATAACTCATAAAAATCCCAATCAGCGATTTCTGTTGGATGAAGAATCCGGTGCCGGCCATCCCGGCGGCAAAGCATATGGCCGCAATCAGGGAAGATTTATGGATATCTTTTTCCACAATCCCGCCTGCGAAGGCAGCCGACATGCCAAGGAAGAAGATGGCGATGCTGAACGCCCATTCGACCTCGCTTTTCGGCCTGCCGATATATTCAGCGATGCCTCCCTTCAGCAAGGACCAGCAGTAGACTGTACCGATGCTGCAATGGATCAGCAGTGCCGGGACAGCGGCACGCATCCATTTATTTTCGATGTTATTCATTTGTTATCTCCTTATGTGCTTGATGTAATGATTGTGACAGTTTACGCAATCTTTACTCATCTTACTCTCGTTTCGTAAGAAAAGCAATCGCTTTTATGACCAATCTTTACTGTATGATTGTTTTGTCAGGATAGTGATTTGAGCAGGAAAATGATGATGTACTGGAAAAAAAAGTGATTTGTGGGTAGTATTAAGGGCAGACAGAAAAGGGGGAGAAAGATGCAAGTGGATATAAGAAAAGCGGTGCCGCAGGATTTGGCTGCACTGAAAATAATAGAGGATGCGTGTTTCCCGGAAGCCGAGGCAGCAACGCTTGAATCTCTCCGCGAGCGGCTGCAACTGTTCCCGGAGAGTTTTCTGGTTGCCGAAGCTAATGGCGAGTTGGTGGGATTCGTGAACGGCGCTGTCATCGATGAACCGATCATCCGGGATGCCCATTACCATGATGCTGCCCTGCATAATCCGGATGGCGCTTATCAAAGCGTGTTCGGCTTGGACGTGATTCCGGCCTTCAGAAGGAAAGGCATTGCGGGAAAATTACTGATGGGCTTGATCGGTGCGGCGAGGCAAGCGGGCAGAAAAGGCCTGACACTTTGCTGCAAAGAAGAAAAGATCCCTTATTACGAGAAATTCGGGTTGGTGAACAGCGGCAGATCGGAATCCACTCACGGGAATGCCGTTTGGTATGACATGATTCTGCATTTTGAAGAAGAAGGGGAAGAGCAAATGGATCCGAAAATCATTTTGGCGAGTCAATCGCCAAGACGCAGCGAATTGCTGTCCTTGTGCATCAAGGGCTTCGCTGTCCAGGCTGCGGATATCGACGAAAAAGCGATAGGAGAACGCATCCTCGCCGAAGCGGGACAGGATCCGTTCGTTGAAACGGCCACTGAGCTGGTGGAAACGTTGGCGCGGGAAAAAGCGGCGGTTATCCACCGTGAGAACAGCGAAGCGATGGTCATCGGCTCTGACACTGTGGTCATGTTGGACGAAAAAATCCTCGGCAAACCGGTTGATGAGGCCGATGCCTATGCGATGTTGCGCGCACTGGCTGGTAAGACCCACTCGGTCTTGACCGGCGTCAGCATTTTATGGGGCGAAAAGGAAGAGACCTTTGCTTCTGAGACGAAAGTCAGCTTCTTTGAGTGGGATGATCGCATGGAGGCGGAAGTGAAGGCATATGTTACATCGGGCAAGCCGATGGACAAAGCCGGAGCATACGGCATCCAGGAAGAAGCTGCGCTTTGGGTTTCCGGGATCGAAGGGGACTACAATACGATTGTCGGGTTTCCAGTCGCCTTGGTCGATAAAGCCATCCATCGGTTGCTGACGGAAGCTGAAACAAGAAAGTAGCGTTGTGGACCTTTTTCTCCGATGAAGAGTATGTTGGCCGGAGGAAAGATACAGAACGAGAGCTTCAACTCCGGGGAAGGTGCGTTGGACGGAGAAAAGTCACTGGATGGGGGCGCCAACTCCGGGGAAAGCCCCATTCACCGGAGCTACAACGGAAAAAATGAATACCGAAAAAAACCGGCGAAGCCTCGCAAAGGCATTCGTCGGTTTTTTAGCATTTATTCGCGTGTTCAGGACTTGGTGTCGGAAAGCTCGATGTGACGGATGACGCGCGCCGGATTCCCAGCAATCACGACATTATCGGGGAATGATTTAGTCACGACGCTGCCCATGCCGACGACGACATTGTCCCCGAGCGTGACACCCGGACCGATAACGGAAGAGCCGCCGATCCAGACGTTGTCGCCGATCGTGATCGGTTTGCCGTACTCTGTTCCGCTGTTCCGTTCTACCGGATCAATCGGATGGGTGGCCGTATAGAAGCTGACGTTCGGGGCGATCATCACATTGTTCCCGAATGTGACCGGACACGTATCCAATATCGTGCAATTGAAGTTCGCATAGAAATTCTCGCCGACAAAGATATTGGAGCCGTAGTCCAATGAGAGCGCCGGTTCCATGTAGATTTTCTCGCCGGTCTTCCCGAGCCAGTTTTTCAACAGCTCGCTGCGCTTGCGGGGGTCCATTTCGTCGTTGAATGCGCGCATGTTTTCACGTGCGCTCTGCCTTAAGGCTACGAGCTCCGCGTCACCAGCCAAGTAGGGTTCTCCGGCGATCATTTTTTCTTTTTCTGATTTCATTTTATAGTCTCCTGACGTATAGTATAGTATAGTATTTTTACTAATTATAGCGCAATATTCACCAACTTCATCAATGAAATGAATCAAAAGCTATTTTATTTTTTCGTTTACAAAAAAATTTATGCCAGGATCAAAACGTGCTGGACTTTTCAGAAATCAGTCCGTAAATTTTGGATTGTTGACTAAAAATGCAGTAAGATAAGTGTAAGCGATAACATTTGTGAAATGGATGATTGGAGTTGATGAAATGAAGGAAGCTATGTTGTACGAAAAACTGGGGGACGGCAGAGTCAGGTGTGGTGTCTGCCCGCATCATTGCGTCATCGCGGAAGGCAAGCGGGGCATCTGCGCCGTCAGAGAAAACCGTGAGGGGACTCTGTACGCATTGAACTACGGGAAAGCGGTCGCGGTCGCAATCGATCCCATCGAGAAGAAACCGCTCAATCATTTCCTTCCGGGCACTACAGCCTATTCGTTCGCTACGATCGGGTGCAATCTGCGCTGCCTTTGGTGCCAGAACTGGGCGATTTCGCAGGCCTCCAAACCGAATCGCCCGATTTATGGGGAGGACATCAGCCCGGAAGAGCATGTTCGGCGGGCTTTGGCTGCCAAGTGTCCTTCCATCGCCTACACTTACACGGAACCGATCATCTTTGTCGAATACGCGCTCGATACGATGAAGCTGGCCCGTGAAGCAGGGCTGAAGAACATCTGGAAAACGGCCGGCTATGCGACGAAAGAGACTTTGGCTGCCATCATTCCGTATTTGGACGCCGTCAATGTCGACCTGAAAGGTACCGATGACGAAGTCTACCGGGAATATTGCGGTGGAACGGCGCAGCCGGTATTGGACACCATCAAGCAGCTCCATGCAGCAGGCGTGCACCTTGAAATCACCACGCTCGTCGTCCCTGGGGTGAATGACCGCATTGATCAACTCGAACGGATGGCGCGTTTCATCGCCGAGGAAGTCGGCAAAGAAGTGCCGTGGCATGTCAATCGCTTTTTCCCTGGTTGGAAAATGATGGACACAGCCATCACGCCGATGAAAACTCTGGAAATGGCAGCAGCCATCGGCAGAAACTTCGGCATACAGCATGTGCACATCGGTAATATATAGAGGGAGGAATCCTTATGTTGGTTTTTGGTGTCATCAGTCCGCATCCGCCGCTCATCATTCCGGAAATAGGCGGGAAGGACATCGAAAGGGTAAAACGGACAGTGGCGGCTTTAGAGACCGCGGCCGAAAGACTCGCCGCCGCAAAACCGGACCTGCTGCTCATCATCTCGCCGCATGAAGGCCATGGCTTTGAAGTGCCGTTGCATTATCTCGGCAAACAATTGCCTTCCAACTTGGAAACAGAAAAGATTCTGGTGACGGAGCCTTCCTACGAGCACTACTATGAATGGGGAAAGCGCTATGGGGAAGCTTGCGATCGGTCGGATCAGCGCACGGCCATCATTGCCTCAGCCGATCTGTCGCACGTACTGAAGCCGGAGGGGCCTTACGGTTACCATTCGGCGGGACCGCTGTTGGACAAATTGGTCGTCAAGGCCGTAAAGGAAAAGGATGCCGGGCAGCTGTTGCGTTTGGATTCCGGATTTCTCGAAAGGGCTGCGGAGTGCGGGCTGCGCTCGATACTGTTCCTGATGGGAGCGTTCGAAGGCAGAGAATATGAACCGGAAGTGCTCTCCTATGAAGGGCCTTTCGGGGTCGGTTATCTTGTCGCAACCTTCATGCCTTCGGAGTCCGAAGAGCAAAGCAAGGATGTGCGAAGTTCATAAGGAAAGTTTTGGAAGTTTGCGTCATTCATTTTTTAGTAAAAAGAGGCGATAGAGTATGAAGAGAACATTTTTTACCTCGGAATCGGTCATGGAGGGGCATCCGGATAAACTCTGCGATCAGATAGCCGACGCGATTTTGGATGCCATACTGGAGGAGGACCCGTTCGCGCGGGTGGCTTGCGATGTTTCCGCCAGCACCGGTCTGATCACGGTGTTCGGCCAGATCACGACGGTCAGCACGGTGGACATTCCAGCCATCGTCCGGAAAATCATCCAGGATGTCGGCTATACGGACAGCGACTTTGGTATCGATGGGAAGGCTTGTTCCGTCCTGATCGGTTTGGACAGGCAATCACCGGATATCGCTGCAGGGGTCGGCTCCTCTTTAGAAAAGCGGCTCGGATCGGACGATGAAGCGGACCAATTGGGAGCAGGCGATCAGGGATTGATGTTCGGTTATGCCTGCAAGGAAACACCGGAGTTGATGCCGATGCCGATTTCTTTGGCGCATAAGCTGGCCAAAAAGGTTGCGGAACTTCGGAAATCAGAGGAACTGCCTTACCTGAGGCCGGACGGAAAAACGCAGGTGACTGTTGAATATGCGGACGGCCATGTCAAAAGAGTCGAAGCGGTCGTCATCGCCTGTCAGCATGACGAATCGGTCGGCCAAGAACGGATCAGAGAGGACATGCTCCGGCAGGTGATTCCGGCCGTCATTCCGGCGGAGCTGTTGGATGATCAGACGAAATATTTCATCAATGCGACCGGCCGTTTCGTCGTCGGCGGTCCCATGGGTGATTCGGGATGGACCGGGAAAAAAATCATCGTCGACACTTATGGCGGTTATGCGCGGCACGGGGGAGGCTCCTTTTCCGGGAAAGATCCGACCAAAGTCGATCGTTCCGCAGCCTATGCTGCCCGATATGTGGCGAAGAACGTCGTGGCTGCAGGGTTAGCGGAAAGGTGCGAAATCCAGCTGGCCTATGTCATCGGAGTGGCGAGGCCCGTTTCTGTCCGGGTAGAAACCTTCGGGACGGCCAGCATCGGCGAAGAACAGATCGAGGAACTGATCAAAAAGCACTTTGACTTGCGTCCAGCCGCAATCATCCGCGATTTCGACCTGCGGAAGCCAATCTACAGAAAGCTTGCCTGCTACGGTCATTTTGGCAGGCCCGAATTGGATTTGCCTTGGGAGCGGACTGATAAAGCTGCCTCATTGTCGGAAGAAATGAAGGCATTGAAGCAAAACCCGGAAAATTGAGAAGGAAAATAGGGTAGATGCCACTGAAACCGTGAAAAAACACCCCTCCGCAGCATTAAGCCGTAAGGGGTGTTTTTGGTCACTTATTCAGGTATTCTGCTAGTCCGGCGTTCCGGAGTTTGCAGGAAGGGCATTCGCCGCAACCGCCGGGGACGCCCATATAACAAGTATGCGTATGTTCCTCGATGTAGGCGAGGCAACCCAACTGATCCGCCAGTTCCCATGTCTGCGCCTTGGTCAGGTACATCAACGGTGTTTCGACGTTGAAATTGTAATCCATGGCCAGATTCAGGGTCACGTTCATCGATTTGACGAACACGTCGCGGCAGTCCGGATAACCGCTGAAGTCCGTTTCACACACGCCCAATATGATGGTACGGATACCTTTTGATTTGGCGAAGATGCCGGCCAACAACAGGAACAGGGCGTTCCGGCCGTCGACGAAGGTATTCGGGTAGTCTTCGGCCTCGGCCTCCTTGATTGTCTGCGACTCATCCATCAACGCGTTCGTCGTGACTTTGCCCATGACGTTCGCGTCGAGGATGTGGTGCTCGACCCCCAGATCATTGGCGATCCAGACTGCCCGTTCCAGTTCGATGCCATGGCGTTGGCCATAGCTGAAGGAAAGTGCCACTGTGTTTGCCGCGCCGTACTTTTGGATGGCTTGGATCAGGCAAGTCGTGGAATCCTGCCCGCCTGAAAAGATGACCAATGCTTGTTTTTGCGTTGTCCCGTTCACCTGTTCCATCTAACGGTTGTCGACTTTCTCAGGATAGAGATCGTGCTGCGCCAAGCGTTGCCAAGCCACGTCTGCCCATTTAGTGCCGGGCTGACCGTAGTTGCAGTACGGATCGATCGAGATGCCGCCTCTCGGTGTGAATTTGCCCCACACCTCGATGTATTTCGGCGCCATCAATGCAATCAGATCCTTCATGATGATGTTCATGCAATCCTCGTGGAAGTCGCCGTGGTTGCGGAAACTGAAAAGGTAAAGCTTCAACGATTTGCTTTCGACCATGATTTCTCCCGGGACATAGGAAATGTAGATGGTCGCAAAATCGGGCTGTCCCGTCATCGGGCACAGGCTTGTGAATTCGGGGCAGTTGAATTTCACAAAGTAATCATTGTCCGGATGCTTGTTCGGAAAAGTCTCGAGGACTTTCGGATCGTAGTCCTGCGGATATTTAGTCTGTTGGTTGCCCAATTGGGTGATGCCCTTCAGATCGGCTTCATTTCTGCCTGCTGTCATTGTGTGTTCCTCCTTATGCTTATGGCTTTAAAAGCGCGCTTTTATAGAATCGTTTTTCCAGTGCCTGCACCAAAAAGTAGCCGACGAAAGCCGGTACCGATTGGCCGATGCAAAGGCTGACGACAAGCGGCAGGAACGGGATGGCCAACAGTTGCGACAGGTAGATCGGCACAACGATTCCCGGAATGAAGATGATCGGCAAAATCAGACACCACTTCGGCAGGTTGTATTTGCGGACAGCGTAAACGAGCGAAGCCGTGATGATACCGACCAAGGTTCCACCAAGCATGTCGATGATCCCAAGTCCACCGAAAAACAGGTTCGACATAAGATTGGCGAGGCCTGCCGGGATGATCAGAAACGGGTTAAAATAAGCTAGGGCGTAAAGAGTTGTGGCGATGCGGATTTGATATTGTCCAAAAGCGAAAGATTGCGTCAGAGCCATGATGACGATGTACATAGCGATATACATTGCTGAGAAAGTCAATTTTTGTGTTTTTGTGAATGTTTTTTGCATCGATCCACCTCCTAATATTTTTTACAACGCCTTACAAGAATAGACAAAAAAAGACGCACGGATGCCGAGAAGGTTGTCTCTAAGGAGAGAACAAGCCAACTCAAAAAACATTCCTGCGTTTTGATTGCATGATTCTATTTCCCTAGTTTTATTTAACGACAGGATGGTTACGAACTGTCCCGAACATTTTAACAAATATTGGCTGAGTTGCCAAGAGTGGTTTTCGAAGTTTAGCGAGCCAAGTTTGTCTAAGGGAATTCATTTGATTATAATGAAGCTAAAGATAACGCTATCACAGTCGCGTATGAGGGCAGTAGGTTCAATCAGCAGGAAGGATGAATAAAAATGGACTATATCAAAAGCCACATCAAGAAAAGCATTTTTATCGAAGCACCGCTAGGAAAAGTATGGCAATACGCCGCCAATGTGGGGAATTGGGAAGACATTCATGAAGGCCTGAAAATCGTCAAGCAGATCAGCGGGGACGGCGGGCTGGGCAGTGTCTACAAGGCAGAATACGACATGTTCGGGAAAATGGTGCCGGTGAACATCGAAGTGCAGCAATCGGAACTGTTCCCCGAGGAATTCATCATGCGCGCAGCCATCCGCGTGGACACGTTCGATCCGAAAGAAGATTCCTTCATGCGGCAAAATTACACGGCCAAAGCGGAGGAGGCCGGAACGACTTTAAACTTGGAAAGTATCCAGAATATTCCCTACATTGATAAGCACAAAACGTTCGATAAAGAAGAGTATCTAGAAAAACGGGATGAGGTTGCGCAGCAAGCCATTGAACGGATCAGGCTGTTCTGCGAGGACTAGCAACGGAAAAGGAACGGGACTGCAACAAAAGTTTCGTTCCTTTTGTATTTTTCTGTTATACTGAAGCGACTAAAAAAGTGAAAGTAGGACAAGATGGAACATACAACATTTGAAAGCTTCGCAATCAGCGAAGAAATCGTTACGGCACTAAAGGCATTGCGTTATTTCAAACCGACGCAAGTACAACAGGAGGTCATCCCGCTGACCTTAAAGGGCAAAGATATCATTGTCGAATCGCAGACCGGCAGCGGCAAGACCGTCAGTTTCGGCGTACCGTTGTGCGAAAGTGTGAGCTGGGAGGAAAACCGTCCGCAGGCGCTGATTTTGGTTCCGACAAGGGAGCTGGCGCTGCAGGTGAAAGAGGATATCACCAACATCGGACGGTTGAAGCGGATCAAGGCTACTGCTGTCTTCGGCAAAACTTCCTTCGATACGCAAAAATCGGAATTGAGACAGAAAAGCCATATCGTAGTCGGCACTCCGGGCAGGGTATTGGATCATCTGCAAAAAGGGACAATGAAATTTGACAAAATACGCTACCTGGTCCTTGATGAGGCGGATGAGATGCTGAATATGGGCTTCATTGAGCAAGTGGAAGCCATCATCGATTTCCTTCCGAAACAAAGACAAACGTTGTTGTTCTCCGCGACCATGCCGAGTGAAGTGGTGCGTTTGGCCAGCTTCTATATGAAGAACGACCGCGTTTCGGTGAAAATGGAAAGCGACGAGGCATCCAAGCCGAAGATTCTGCAATCCTTCATCCGTGTCCAAGAGTCAGGCAAAGCCAAGCAACTATTGGATCTGCTGACCGTTGAGAATCCGGACAGCTGCATCATCTTCTGCAATACGCAAGAAGCCGTTAATGGACTGTACACATTCTTGAGCAAAGCCGGTTTGCCGATCGATAAGATGCACGGCGGAATGGTGCAGGATGACCGCACTGCCGTTATGGAAGATTTCCGCAAAGGCAGGCTGCGTTATTTGGTGGCTACGGATGTGGCTGCGCGCGGGATCGATGTCGATAACGTGACGCATGTCGTCAATTATGATGTCCCCGAGGAGAAAGAGAGCTTCATCCACCGTACCGGCAGAACCGGCCGCGCCGGCAAAACGGGGGTAGCCTTGACCTTGGTAACGCCTAGTGAGGAAAGAAGCTGGCAGGGAGTGAAAGACTTCGCGCAGCAGGAAATCACCGAAATCGATCCGCCGAGCGCCCGCTTCGTGCAGCATCACAAAGCGGCTTTCGAAAAGAAACTTCAGGAACGTCCTGTCATCAAACGCGCGCGCAACCGGGAATTGAACAAGGACATCACCAAAGTCTATTTCAACGGCGGCAAGAAGAAAAAACTGCGCGCCATCGATTTCGTAGGTACGCTGACCAACATTCCCGGTATCGATGCGGATGACATCGGCATCATCACGATCCAGGAAAACGTGACCTACATCGAAATCCTGAACGGAAAAGGGCCGCATGTGATTTCTGAGATGCAGAACCGCACCGTCAAAGGCAAAGCGTTGAAAGTGCATAAAGCAAAGAAATAGATGCAGCAAAATTGAACGCTTGAATGCGAAACGACCCGCATGTCTCCGTTGTAATGAGGAGCTTGTCGGGTCGTTTTCATGTACTCGCTTCAAGATTTCGGGTGGCATTCCTGACCGACAGAGGCTATACTAAGAAACAGAAAGTGGTGAACCAATTGAAACCAGTCGTAACGTATGAAGAAATAGAACAGCAACGCGGAGACAAATCGATTCTGTATGTGGACGTCAGGAGTCCTTCCGAGTATGCGAAGTCAACCATACCGGGCGCCGTAAATGTGCCCGTACTGGATGATGAGGATAGGAAAACAGTAGGAACGCTTTACGTTTCCGGCAAAATCGACGAAGCGAAAAGTCACGGCATCCAAGTCATTTCCCCAAGATTGCCTGAGATGTTCAGTCTTTTCCAGGAATATACAAAAGCCTACGATCAAGTCGTCATCTTCTGCAGCAGGGGAGGATTCCGCAGTAATTCGATTTTTTCCTTGCTCAAATCCTTGGGGATGACTGTCCATCGGATGGAAGGCGGCTACAAAAACTACCGCAGCACAATCAACAATATGATTCCCATATTGTTCGAAAAGGTTCATTTTGTGACGCTCTATGGAAATACCGGGACCGGAAAAACAGCCATCCTGGAGGAACTGAAGAAACGTGGAGCCAATGTGCTTGATTTGGAGGCCTGCGCCAACAACAGAGGGTCCGTCTTCGGAGGTGTCGGCCTGAAGAAGAAACAGCCGCACAACCAAAAAATGTTCGAAAGTCTGTTGGTCGAGAGCGCAGCCGGCTGGAAGGAGCCGCTGATCGTCTTTACCGAAGGCGAAAGCAAGCGGATCGGACAGGCTGTCTTGCCGCCTTCGTTGATTGATGCGATGCAGAAAGGCATCAACCTGAACATCGAGGCTTCATTGGAATACCGGATCGGACAGATCAAAAAGGATTATCTCCACAGCAATGAAACAGAGCTTCTCGCAGCGCTTGATCGCTTGAAATCTTATCTGAATGAGGCGCGTGTCGAGGGTTACAAGGAACAGGTGCGCCAGCAGGATTTCGACGCGGTCATCGCGGATCTATTGGTGAAATACTACGATCCCCGTTACAACTTCAACAAAAAAGAATTTGCCGCCGTCTTCCGCAATGAAGACGCCGCAGCAACGGCCGAAGCCATTCTGGAATGGATGAAGCAAAGGAACGATTGATCAAAAAAACAAAACAGAGCAACTACCCCATTCAGGGGAAGCTGCTCTGTTTTTTTGTTCTGTAAGAAGGTATTCGTACTATTGAGCCGCTCATGCTCTGGTTGTCCGATTCTTCCCGGTTATCGGACAATTTTCATTTTTATCCTTCTTCCGCCAAGTTCTTCAGCGCTTTGGCTGCATAGTCGATTTCCTCCACCGTATTGAAGCTGGAGAAGCTGAAGCGGACCATGCCGTTTTTTTCTGTTCCGAAAGCTTGGTGGATGAGCGGTGCGCAATGGGCGCCGGGGCGCACCGCGATCGCGTAATCCATGAAGAGCGCATCGCTGAGGTCGCCGGAGGACCAGCCCTCCAGATTCAGCGAAACGACCGGCGCACGCTCGACGTTTTCAGCGAAGCTGCCATAGAGGATGATTCCCGGGATGTTCTTGATCTGTTCATGGAAGCGGAAAGTCAGTTCCTGCAGGTGACGGCTGATTTCAGCCAGGCCTTTTTGCTGGATGTAATCCACACCGGCGGAAAGGCCCGCCAAGCCGTGGACATTCTGGGTGCCGGCCTCGAAAAGAATCGGCATCGCTGTCGGGTATCGCTTGTCGAAAGAATGGAAGCCGCTGCCGCCTGTGAACACCGGCATAAAAGCTAATGTTTTTTCGCCGAGGCAGATGCCCCCGGTTCCTTGCGGGCCATAAAGTCCTTTGTGGCCGGTGAAACAGAGGACATCGATGTGCTGCTTCACCATGTCGATGGCGAGGATGCCTGCGCTCTGGGAAGCATCGACAATGAAAATCAGATTGTGCTCCCGGCAGAAGCTGCCGATCCATTCCAAATCCACGGCATTGCCGGTGACATTCGAAGCATGGTTGACCACGACTGCCCGGGTATCGGATCGCAACAGGCGCTCAAAATCGGGATAAAGGAGTGTCCCAAATTCATCGACGCCGACAAAGGACAGGGAAGCCCCCAGTTCTTCCAGTTGGTACAGCGGACGCAGAACGGCGTTGTGCTCCGTCACTGTCGTGATGATGTGGTCCGCCGGCGTCAGCAAGCCCTTCAGTACCAGGTTCAGCGATGCGGTGGCGTTGGCAGTAAACGCGACGTTTGCGGTTTCCGGCACACGGAACAGGGCCGCCGTTTTTTGGCGCAACGTTTCCGTCAACCGCAATGCGTTCAGGGAAGCGGCATGGCTGCCACGTGCCGGGTTGCCCAGCTGAGCGTCGGCGATGGCATGATAAACAGCTTCAGCCACCGCAGCCGGCTTCTTCAGCGTAGTTGCGCTGTTGTCGAAATAATAAAGTTCACTCATGCCAGACCTCCACGGATTTTTTTCGGTTCTCAAAACGCACCTCGTAGCAGCCATCGTTGTAAATGGCATGTTCCGACAACAATGCCCGGACCGCGTTCAGCTCGGCGAGATGCGTCTGCAGCACAAGGCCGCAACCTGCCGAAATCTGTTCCGGCATGGGGATCAGCCGGCATTCCCGACCGGTATCCCGGACAACGGCTTCTGCGGCTGCCGCGGCCTGGGAAGTCGGAAACGCGACGATGCCGTAATGTTTGCGGTCGATCATGGCGATACGGTCTTGGAGGTGCGCAGGATTTCAACGATGCGGTACATGTTTGTGTAAGTGCCGACCGCCAATGTGTCCTTCACGCCATAGAATTCCCCGCAGATGCCGCAAGTCAGGACCTCGACGCCGTCTTCCTCCAACGCTTTGAGGTCTTCTAAAACGGCTGATCCTTCCGTCGTCAGCAGCGCGCCGGCATTGTAGCAGAGCACTTTTTCGGGCAGGACTTCCTGCTCCGTCAGGGAGAAGAGGAAGCTTTTCATCAGCGTACGGCCCAATTTCTCGCTGCCGTTGCCGATGCAGTCGCTGTTCAATGCGACGACATAGCTTGTCCCGGATGACGTCAATGTTTCATTGGCTTGCTCCGGAAGCACAGTGTGTTCGGCGGCGTGCGGTCCGTTGTCGGATTTAGGATCCGAAAGCTGCACTTCATAAAGGGAATCGTTGATTTTTTCGACTTGGAC harbors:
- a CDS encoding OFA family MFS transporter, which encodes MENKWMRAAVPALLIHCSIGTVYCWSLLKGGIAEYIGRPKSEVEWAFSIAIFFLGMSAAFAGGIVEKDIHKSSLIAAICFAAGMAGTGFFIQQKSLIGIFMSYGVLMGIGCGIGYLSPVKTLMLWFKNHKGLATGIAVAGFGLAKVIASPIIEMLLGATNADGTLVDPTRLYKLFYILAVVYFIMMFIGHLLLKKPSDWVEVSVKKKKGENVLDIFKNKNFIGIWLMFFINITCGLALISQEKDLLHFINFGAIGAISSLTALFNAGGRLGFSSFADRLKDRNTIYIWIFGLSIAATAITLLANGVNNAIAPLVIILLCVINAGYGGGFSSLPPLLADRFGMESISTIHGLALSAWAFAGLSGNQLSAFIVARTGSYNNVLYVVLALYAVALFISAVILKDKPIDTKKTLRRHPV
- a CDS encoding Maf family nucleotide pyrophosphatase, which codes for MQVDIRKAVPQDLAALKIIEDACFPEAEAATLESLRERLQLFPESFLVAEANGELVGFVNGAVIDEPIIRDAHYHDAALHNPDGAYQSVFGLDVIPAFRRKGIAGKLLMGLIGAARQAGRKGLTLCCKEEKIPYYEKFGLVNSGRSESTHGNAVWYDMILHFEEEGEEQMDPKIILASQSPRRSELLSLCIKGFAVQAADIDEKAIGERILAEAGQDPFVETATELVETLAREKAAVIHRENSEAMVIGSDTVVMLDEKILGKPVDEADAYAMLRALAGKTHSVLTGVSILWGEKEETFASETKVSFFEWDDRMEAEVKAYVTSGKPMDKAGAYGIQEEAALWVSGIEGDYNTIVGFPVALVDKAIHRLLTEAETRK
- a CDS encoding sugar O-acetyltransferase; its protein translation is MKSEKEKMIAGEPYLAGDAELVALRQSARENMRAFNDEMDPRKRSELLKNWLGKTGEKIYMEPALSLDYGSNIFVGENFYANFNCTILDTCPVTFGNNVMIAPNVSFYTATHPIDPVERNSGTEYGKPITIGDNVWIGGSSVIGPGVTLGDNVVVGMGSVVTKSFPDNVVIAGNPARVIRHIELSDTKS
- the amrS gene encoding AmmeMemoRadiSam system radical SAM enzyme, which translates into the protein MKEAMLYEKLGDGRVRCGVCPHHCVIAEGKRGICAVRENREGTLYALNYGKAVAVAIDPIEKKPLNHFLPGTTAYSFATIGCNLRCLWCQNWAISQASKPNRPIYGEDISPEEHVRRALAAKCPSIAYTYTEPIIFVEYALDTMKLAREAGLKNIWKTAGYATKETLAAIIPYLDAVNVDLKGTDDEVYREYCGGTAQPVLDTIKQLHAAGVHLEITTLVVPGVNDRIDQLERMARFIAEEVGKEVPWHVNRFFPGWKMMDTAITPMKTLEMAAAIGRNFGIQHVHIGNI
- the amrB gene encoding AmmeMemoRadiSam system protein B codes for the protein MLVFGVISPHPPLIIPEIGGKDIERVKRTVAALETAAERLAAAKPDLLLIISPHEGHGFEVPLHYLGKQLPSNLETEKILVTEPSYEHYYEWGKRYGEACDRSDQRTAIIASADLSHVLKPEGPYGYHSAGPLLDKLVVKAVKEKDAGQLLRLDSGFLERAAECGLRSILFLMGAFEGREYEPEVLSYEGPFGVGYLVATFMPSESEEQSKDVRSS
- the metK gene encoding methionine adenosyltransferase, with product MKRTFFTSESVMEGHPDKLCDQIADAILDAILEEDPFARVACDVSASTGLITVFGQITTVSTVDIPAIVRKIIQDVGYTDSDFGIDGKACSVLIGLDRQSPDIAAGVGSSLEKRLGSDDEADQLGAGDQGLMFGYACKETPELMPMPISLAHKLAKKVAELRKSEELPYLRPDGKTQVTVEYADGHVKRVEAVVIACQHDESVGQERIREDMLRQVIPAVIPAELLDDQTKYFINATGRFVVGGPMGDSGWTGKKIIVDTYGGYARHGGGSFSGKDPTKVDRSAAYAARYVAKNVVAAGLAERCEIQLAYVIGVARPVSVRVETFGTASIGEEQIEELIKKHFDLRPAAIIRDFDLRKPIYRKLACYGHFGRPELDLPWERTDKAASLSEEMKALKQNPEN
- the queC gene encoding 7-cyano-7-deazaguanine synthase QueC, whose amino-acid sequence is MNGTTQKQALVIFSGGQDSTTCLIQAIQKYGAANTVALSFSYGQRHGIELERAVWIANDLGVEHHILDANVMGKVTTNALMDESQTIKEAEAEDYPNTFVDGRNALFLLLAGIFAKSKGIRTIILGVCETDFSGYPDCRDVFVKSMNVTLNLAMDYNFNVETPLMYLTKAQTWELADQLGCLAYIEEHTHTCYMGVPGGCGECPSCKLRNAGLAEYLNK